The following coding sequences are from one Sphingomonadaceae bacterium OTU29LAMAA1 window:
- the nadC gene encoding carboxylating nicotinate-nucleotide diphosphorylase encodes MTFRLDGFDCDAFVAATLAEDLGAGGDITSAAVIDADARFIGVMGTRETIVAAGLGIAEAFFRALDPTIVIESLVMDGDRVPAGTDLLRLSGSARAMLTAERSALNTVQHLSGIATLTRTYVDAIAGTGAVLLDTRKTIPGLRRLEKYATRTGGARNHRMGLWDAAMIKDNHVAVAGGVDVAVRRAVAAGIARIIVEVDRIDQIAPALAAGATHLLLDNMEPATLREAVGIVAGRVPTEASGGVQLDTIRAIADTGVTYVSVGRLTQSAPAADIGLDFVLA; translated from the coding sequence ATGACCTTTCGTCTGGATGGTTTCGACTGCGACGCGTTCGTCGCAGCTACGCTGGCCGAGGATTTGGGGGCGGGGGGCGACATAACCTCGGCCGCGGTAATCGATGCGGACGCGCGGTTCATCGGGGTGATGGGCACGCGTGAAACGATCGTCGCGGCCGGCCTTGGAATCGCCGAGGCGTTCTTCCGGGCGCTCGATCCGACGATCGTCATCGAAAGTCTGGTGATGGACGGTGATCGCGTTCCGGCGGGCACCGACCTGTTGCGGCTGTCGGGATCGGCGCGGGCGATGCTGACGGCGGAACGGTCCGCGCTCAACACCGTGCAGCATCTGTCCGGAATCGCCACGCTGACGCGCACCTATGTCGACGCGATCGCCGGCACGGGTGCGGTGCTGCTCGACACACGCAAGACCATTCCTGGCCTTCGTCGTCTGGAGAAATACGCCACCCGCACCGGCGGCGCCCGGAACCACCGCATGGGGCTATGGGATGCGGCGATGATCAAGGACAATCACGTGGCCGTCGCGGGCGGCGTCGATGTGGCGGTACGGCGCGCTGTCGCGGCGGGGATCGCCCGGATCATCGTGGAGGTCGACCGGATCGACCAGATTGCGCCCGCGCTCGCCGCCGGGGCAACGCATCTTCTGCTCGACAACATGGAACCGGCTACGCTGCGCGAGGCGGTCGGGATCGTTGCGGGGCGTGTCCCTACCGAGGCATCCGGGGGCGTCCAGCTCGATACGATCCGTGCCATCGCCGACACCGGCGTCACCTATGTCTCGGTCGGGCGTCTCACCCAGTCCGCGCCCGCAGCGGACATCGGCCTCGATTTCGTGCTGGCATGA
- a CDS encoding ribonuclease T, protein MIGRTLAALIALMSPVVAHGQAYRCAAPGTIPRPRPDLPDSRQPVRQRPIGSYTLAVTWAPQYCRDHARDASARFQCGAGNRFGFTLHGLWPDGIGKEWPQYCRTTPVLSRNVIRANICTTPSAQLLQHEWAKHGTCMPGYRPESYFKRSTGLYAALRYPDMDALSRAPLTAGRLARAIAGANPGLRADMMRITANRQNWLDEVWICLDTAFRYRRCPAHQGGLNPGATVKIWRGGR, encoded by the coding sequence ATGATCGGCCGTACATTGGCGGCGTTGATCGCGTTAATGTCGCCTGTCGTCGCACACGGGCAGGCCTACCGCTGTGCCGCACCGGGAACGATCCCGCGGCCCCGTCCCGATCTCCCCGATAGCCGGCAGCCGGTCCGGCAGCGCCCGATCGGCAGCTATACGCTCGCGGTGACCTGGGCGCCGCAATATTGCAGAGACCACGCGCGCGACGCCTCCGCGCGGTTTCAGTGCGGCGCGGGTAATCGCTTCGGATTCACGCTGCACGGGCTGTGGCCGGACGGCATCGGCAAGGAATGGCCGCAATATTGTCGTACGACACCGGTCCTGTCGCGCAACGTGATCCGCGCCAACATCTGCACAACGCCGTCGGCGCAATTGCTCCAGCACGAATGGGCGAAGCACGGCACTTGTATGCCGGGATATCGTCCAGAGAGCTATTTTAAGCGCTCGACAGGGCTGTATGCCGCGTTGCGCTATCCCGATATGGACGCGCTGTCGCGGGCACCGCTAACGGCCGGACGACTGGCACGGGCGATCGCCGGCGCCAATCCCGGCCTGCGCGCCGATATGATGCGGATCACGGCGAACCGGCAGAACTGGCTGGATGAGGTCTGGATCTGCCTCGATACGGCATTCCGGTATCGGCGATGCCCGGCGCATCAGGGCGGCCTCAATCCGGGTGCCACCGTCAAGATCTGGCGCGGAGGGCGCTAG
- a CDS encoding DUF4112 domain-containing protein, with protein sequence MDVRPMLDTLPIGRDAAAVRIRIEAMERVMEGLFTLPGTNRKLGLDALLSLIPVAGSTVAAVIGSWLVWEARNLGMSKVQMARMFGNVGLDWAMGAIPFIGAVPDFFFRSNTRNLKIIRRHLDRHHPATATIVN encoded by the coding sequence ATGGACGTCCGCCCCATGCTAGACACCCTGCCGATCGGTCGCGACGCTGCTGCGGTGCGTATCCGCATCGAGGCCATGGAGCGGGTCATGGAGGGGCTGTTCACGCTTCCGGGGACCAATCGCAAGCTGGGCCTCGACGCGTTGCTCAGTCTGATCCCGGTGGCCGGTAGTACGGTCGCAGCGGTGATCGGATCGTGGCTGGTGTGGGAGGCGCGCAACCTCGGCATGTCGAAGGTGCAGATGGCACGTATGTTCGGCAACGTCGGCCTAGACTGGGCAATGGGTGCGATCCCCTTCATCGGCGCGGTACCCGACTTCTTCTTTCGATCGAACACGCGCAACCTGAAGATCATCCGCCGGCATCTGGATCGCCATCATCCCGCCACCGCGACGATCGTCAACTGA
- a CDS encoding ABC transporter substrate-binding protein: MIDQGTSYIFRLRDARWPDGSAVTADQIVDRLRRQLRPGSRNPLTPFLTAVDEIVTMTPQVIEVRLRRPRPDLLKLFAQPELALWQNGTGGGAGPMRVVQAMRSPLLRPAFDPNRADPEDQRQTRPEQDVRLIGERAARAIVRFAARDSDYVAGGTFVDWPLIAFSGVAPANIRVDPAAGLFGLAIVNRDGFLADPSHRAAISGAIDRVAVAGAIMQGWEPAERILPDMLDSALPPALPGWSLLTPADRRDQARARVAAWSGGPVRLRIALPSGPGATTLYAQIAASLLGVGIIPVRVSLTDDSDLRLVDLVAPYDSARWYLANACAVCGDEARTALIAARDANSLIERSRLIAAADAALAVDAAFIPIARPLRWSLVAMRLRQWRPNTRAWHPLNRLRDDTR; this comes from the coding sequence GTGATCGATCAGGGGACGAGCTACATCTTCCGGCTGCGAGACGCGCGATGGCCCGATGGCAGCGCGGTGACTGCGGATCAGATCGTCGATCGGTTACGCCGTCAGCTCCGGCCTGGATCACGCAACCCGCTCACGCCATTCCTCACCGCGGTCGACGAGATCGTAACGATGACGCCACAGGTCATCGAAGTGCGTCTGCGCCGCCCCCGCCCCGATCTGTTGAAGCTGTTCGCGCAGCCCGAACTGGCGTTGTGGCAGAACGGGACGGGCGGCGGCGCGGGACCGATGCGGGTCGTGCAGGCGATGCGCAGCCCGCTGCTGCGTCCGGCCTTCGACCCCAATCGTGCCGATCCTGAAGATCAGCGTCAGACCCGTCCGGAACAGGACGTCAGACTGATTGGCGAGCGGGCCGCGCGGGCGATCGTCCGCTTCGCCGCCCGCGATTCGGATTACGTCGCCGGCGGCACATTCGTGGACTGGCCGCTGATCGCTTTTTCCGGCGTCGCCCCGGCCAACATCCGGGTCGATCCTGCCGCCGGTCTGTTCGGCCTCGCGATCGTCAACCGCGACGGGTTCCTCGCCGATCCTTCCCATCGCGCGGCAATCAGTGGCGCGATCGATCGCGTCGCGGTGGCTGGTGCGATCATGCAGGGCTGGGAACCCGCCGAGCGTATCCTGCCGGACATGCTCGACTCGGCGCTGCCGCCGGCGCTACCGGGATGGTCGCTGTTGACCCCGGCCGATCGACGCGATCAGGCTCGCGCCCGGGTTGCTGCCTGGTCCGGGGGACCGGTGCGACTGCGGATTGCCCTGCCGTCCGGACCGGGTGCGACAACATTGTATGCGCAGATCGCCGCGTCGCTGCTGGGCGTCGGCATCATTCCGGTTCGCGTGAGCCTGACCGACGACAGCGATTTGCGCCTCGTCGATCTGGTCGCGCCGTACGATAGCGCACGCTGGTATCTTGCGAATGCCTGTGCGGTGTGCGGGGATGAGGCGCGAACCGCGTTGATCGCGGCGCGCGATGCGAATTCATTGATCGAACGGTCGCGGCTGATCGCGGCCGCCGACGCCGCACTTGCAGTCGATGCCGCCTTCATTCCGATCGCCCGCCCGCTGCGGTGGTCGCTTGTCGCGATGCGACTGAGACAATGGCGGCCGAACACGCGCGCGTGGCACCCGTTGAACAGGCTTCGCGACGACACCAGATAG
- a CDS encoding integration host factor subunit beta, whose amino-acid sequence MIRSELVQTLCEKNPGLSGQDIESIVATFFDEISRRLAANGRVELRGFGAFSTRSRDARIGRNPRTGETVDVDAKRVPYFKPGKEMRARLNV is encoded by the coding sequence ATGATACGTTCCGAATTGGTCCAGACTTTGTGCGAAAAGAATCCGGGCCTGTCAGGGCAGGATATCGAATCGATCGTAGCGACGTTCTTCGACGAGATATCACGTCGGCTCGCGGCGAATGGCCGCGTTGAATTGCGCGGTTTCGGCGCCTTCTCCACGCGCTCCCGCGATGCTCGCATCGGTCGCAATCCCCGCACCGGCGAAACCGTGGACGTCGATGCAAAGCGGGTGCCCTATTTCAAGCCCGGCAAGGAAATGCGCGCCCGCCTCAACGTGTGA
- the rpsA gene encoding 30S ribosomal protein S1, whose product MATQPTPTRDDFAAMLDDMFGGADSFEGRVVHGTVTAIENDMAVIDVGLKSEGRVPLREFAAPGQKAELNVGDEVEVYVDRVENMHGEAMLSRDRARREAAWDKLELEFSKTARVEGVIFGRVKGGFTVDLSGAVAFLPGSQVDIRPVRDVTPLMDIPQPFQILKMDRKRGNIVVSRRAVLEETRAEQRSGLIQSLAEGQIIDGVVKNITDYGAFVDLGGIDGLLHVTDLSYKRVNHPSEMIAIGDTVKVQIIRINKDTQRISLGMKQLESDPWDGASAKYPIGAKLSGRVTNITEYGAFVELEAGIEGLVHVSEMSWTKKNVHPGKIVSTSQEVDVVVLEVDEDKRRISLGLKQAQNNPWEAFASAHPIGSTVEGEVKNATEFGLFIGLDNDVDGMVHMSDIAWGVSGEDALNLHRKGETVQAVVLDIDAEKERISLGMKQLERGGPSAGGIAAAGDKLNKNAIVTVTVLEVRDAGLEVQQGDDGATGFIKRTDLGRDRDEQRPERFQVGQKFDAMVTGFDRSKKPTFSIKAMQISEEKQAVAQYGSSDSGATLGNILGEALKARSDAEKK is encoded by the coding sequence ATGGCTACCCAGCCCACTCCTACCCGCGACGATTTCGCCGCGATGCTCGATGACATGTTCGGCGGTGCCGACAGCTTCGAGGGCCGCGTGGTGCACGGCACCGTCACCGCGATCGAAAACGACATGGCCGTCATCGACGTCGGTCTGAAGTCCGAAGGCCGCGTGCCGCTGCGCGAATTCGCCGCACCGGGCCAGAAGGCCGAGCTGAATGTCGGCGACGAAGTCGAAGTGTACGTCGACCGCGTCGAGAACATGCACGGCGAAGCGATGCTCAGCCGCGACCGCGCCCGTCGCGAAGCCGCATGGGACAAGCTCGAACTCGAATTCAGCAAGACCGCCCGTGTCGAGGGTGTCATCTTCGGCCGCGTCAAGGGCGGCTTCACCGTCGACCTGTCGGGCGCCGTCGCGTTCCTGCCAGGGTCGCAGGTCGATATCCGTCCGGTGCGTGACGTCACGCCGCTGATGGACATCCCCCAGCCGTTCCAGATCCTGAAGATGGACCGCAAGCGCGGCAACATCGTCGTGTCGCGTCGCGCAGTGCTGGAAGAAACCCGCGCCGAGCAGCGTTCGGGCCTGATCCAGAGCCTGGCCGAGGGTCAGATCATCGACGGCGTCGTCAAGAACATCACCGATTACGGTGCGTTCGTCGACCTGGGCGGCATCGACGGCCTGCTGCACGTCACCGACCTGTCGTACAAGCGCGTCAATCATCCCTCGGAGATGATCGCGATCGGCGACACCGTGAAGGTGCAGATCATCCGCATCAACAAGGACACGCAGCGCATCAGCCTCGGCATGAAGCAGCTCGAGTCCGATCCGTGGGATGGCGCGTCGGCCAAGTATCCGATCGGCGCCAAGCTGTCGGGCCGCGTCACGAACATCACCGAATATGGTGCGTTCGTCGAGCTGGAAGCGGGCATCGAGGGCCTCGTCCACGTGTCGGAAATGTCCTGGACCAAGAAGAACGTCCATCCGGGCAAGATCGTCTCGACTTCGCAGGAAGTCGATGTCGTCGTGCTCGAGGTCGACGAGGACAAGCGTCGCATCAGCCTCGGCCTCAAGCAGGCGCAGAACAATCCTTGGGAGGCGTTCGCGTCTGCCCATCCGATCGGTTCGACCGTCGAGGGCGAAGTCAAGAACGCGACCGAGTTCGGCCTGTTCATCGGTCTGGACAACGACGTCGACGGCATGGTCCACATGTCGGACATCGCCTGGGGCGTATCGGGTGAGGATGCCCTCAACCTGCACCGCAAGGGCGAGACGGTTCAGGCCGTCGTGCTCGACATCGATGCAGAGAAGGAGCGCATCAGCCTCGGCATGAAGCAGCTCGAGCGCGGCGGGCCTTCGGCCGGCGGCATCGCGGCGGCTGGCGACAAGCTGAACAAGAACGCGATCGTCACCGTGACCGTTCTCGAAGTCCGCGACGCGGGCCTCGAAGTGCAGCAGGGCGACGATGGCGCGACCGGCTTCATCAAGCGTACCGATCTGGGACGCGATCGTGACGAACAGCGGCCGGAGCGTTTCCAGGTCGGGCAGAAGTTCGATGCGATGGTGACCGGCTTCGATCGTTCGAAGAAGCCGACCTTCTCGATCAAGGCGATGCAGATCTCCGAGGAAAAGCAGGCGGTTGCGCAGTACGGTTCGTCCGACTCGGGCGCGACCCTCGGCAACATCCTGGGCGAGGCTCTCAAGGCCCGCTCGGACGCCGAGAAGAAGTAA
- the cmk gene encoding (d)CMP kinase — MIIAVDGPAASGKGTIAKALARHYGLPHLDTGLLYRAVALTVQRMELDPAKEADAVAACDFDDALLADPALRTDEIGQLASIVSAHPLVRAALLHRQKRFARQPGGAVLDGRDIGTVIAPDADAKLFVKATPQIRAQRRHKELQGHGSTVSFDKVLTDIRGRDARDSGRSTAPLMMAGDAALLDTSFLSIDASVQKAITLVEVRRVRAVSATEPH; from the coding sequence ATGATTATCGCCGTGGACGGCCCCGCCGCATCGGGCAAAGGCACGATCGCAAAGGCGCTCGCCCGCCATTACGGCCTGCCCCATCTCGATACCGGGCTTCTGTATCGCGCCGTTGCGCTGACCGTACAGCGTATGGAGCTCGACCCCGCGAAGGAGGCCGACGCGGTCGCCGCCTGCGACTTCGACGACGCGCTGCTCGCCGACCCGGCGCTACGGACGGACGAGATCGGCCAGCTCGCTTCGATCGTCTCCGCCCACCCGCTCGTCCGCGCCGCGCTGCTGCACCGCCAGAAGCGCTTCGCCCGCCAGCCCGGCGGCGCCGTACTCGACGGCCGTGACATCGGCACGGTGATCGCCCCCGACGCCGACGCCAAATTGTTCGTAAAGGCCACCCCCCAGATCCGCGCCCAACGCCGTCACAAGGAACTGCAAGGCCACGGCTCCACGGTCAGCTTCGACAAAGTCCTCACCGACATCCGCGGCCGCGACGCCCGCGACTCCGGCCGGTCCACCGCACCGCTGATGATGGCGGGCGATGCGGCGCTGCTCGACACGAGCTTCCTGTCGATCGACGCCAGCGTGCAGAAGGCGATCACATTGGTCGAGGTACGGCGGGTGCGCGCCGTGAGTGCTACCGAACCGCATTAA